TCATCGACAGAAACCTAAACGATCTCGTTCCGTCATCCAGCCGCGCCACCCTCTTGTCCGCAAATTCAACGGCATTTTCCCTCTTCATGGTCATCGGCTTTCCGTTATTTGGAGCGCTCATCGGCTCTGTAGGCATCCAGTCCGCCTACCACTGGGGCAGTATTCTACTGGCCACTTGCGCTGCTGTAGCCGGGATCGCACTGGGGCTGACATCGAGAAAACAGACGACGTTTGAGCAAACAACGGCTTCATTCTCCCATCACCCGGAGGATTAAGAGATCACTAGAGAAGAGGCCATCACACACCTCATGGGAGGTGTATGATGGCCTCTTCGTTTTCGCGATAATTCTACTGTACAGGTTATTGGCCACCTGTTGGGAGACCAGTTTGTGGTGCTGGATTAGCCAATTGCTGTTTGACACTCGCATAGCTTGTATCGATAATTTGTACATTATCTTTCTTCATCAAATCTGCAACAAGTTGCTGTGGTGCCGGTGCATTCTGTTGCTTGAGCGCGCTGACGATATTGCTTTTCGCCTCGGCCAACGTCGGTACTTTCGCGGGTGTGATAGCCGTTACCTGAACCAGTTCATACCCGGAAGCAACTTTAATTGGCGAGCTTACGTCACCCTTCTTCAGCTTAAAGGCCGCGCTGGCGATGTCAGGTGCCTGTTGTGACAATTCAGCTTGGGAGAACGTTCCCATCGCCCCACCCTTATCCTTCGTGGCGCTGTCCGTCGAGCTCTGCTTCGCCAAATCAGAGAACTTCTTGCCTTGGCTCAATTGCTGCTGAATTTGCTTTGCCTGTCCCTGAGAAGAAACGATAATGTCCGAGATGGAACGTGTCTCTGGAGAAGCAAGACTTTGCTTGTTCTTATTGTAAAAATCCTGGATTTGTTGATCCGTGACGGTGACCTTGCTTTCAGCAAGTTTTTGTTCGAGTACCTGAACCTTTAACTGGTTCATGAGCTCTGCCTTCGTCATGTGGCTCTGTTTGAGCATGTCCTGCAACTGCGCGTCACTGGAAATTCCATTTTGTTGCTCCAAGCTCTGCAGAGACTGATTGACCTCTGTGTCTGACGCTGACACATTTTGACTCTTCGCAGCATCTAAAATCAACTGATTTGTAATCAACTGAGACAACATTTGTGTCCCAGCGTATGCCTCAGTCTCGTTCACTAGATCTTGGTGCGTGATAGGGGTACTCCCAACCTTCGCAACGATCTGATGACTCGAAGACGTAGACGCATGTACCCCATACCATACTCCACCGACGATGACCGCACCGACAAGTGCACCCACGACCGGAGAGACAAATTGCTTTATAGATGCCAATCAAACTGCCCCCTATACGAATGCTAGACGCATCATAACAAAACTAAATAGAATTTTCCTTGAAAACCTCTAGTGCTTGTCCTGTAGCCCTGGGAACGTGTCTGAACACATTCCGTTCAAAGCTTAACATATAAGTCAACACGCACCACATTAGACGGATGCCAGTCTATTAAAGGAAAGGCGCAAGTATGAAGTCAATCCCGACGGGCAAAATTAGGTCTCCAAGACCTTGTTCGAAGGGAGTTTCTGGATGTCAAAAATGTCGCAGACCATCACGAAAGCGGTTATCGCCAGTATTGTTGGAATCGCTTTGTTTCTCGGCATGTACAGCGTGATCGGATACGAACGAACGGAACTCATCGCGTTCGCGGTCCTTATCGGTTTGTCCGTCGCTGCGCTGAAATAAAGACAGAGCACCGCCGCGCGCAGCGACATGCTCCGTATCATTTTCGTTACCAATTACAGCCCCATTACAGCCCGAGGCTAGAATCCGAACCCGTACGTTTCTCCAATCGCTCCACCTGTCCAGAACGCTCCTCTTCGTACCCAGACTGAGCACGGGTC
This is a stretch of genomic DNA from Alicyclobacillus dauci. It encodes these proteins:
- a CDS encoding peptidyl-prolyl cis-trans isomerase — its product is MASIKQFVSPVVGALVGAVIVGGVWYGVHASTSSSHQIVAKVGSTPITHQDLVNETEAYAGTQMLSQLITNQLILDAAKSQNVSASDTEVNQSLQSLEQQNGISSDAQLQDMLKQSHMTKAELMNQLKVQVLEQKLAESKVTVTDQQIQDFYNKNKQSLASPETRSISDIIVSSQGQAKQIQQQLSQGKKFSDLAKQSSTDSATKDKGGAMGTFSQAELSQQAPDIASAAFKLKKGDVSSPIKVASGYELVQVTAITPAKVPTLAEAKSNIVSALKQQNAPAPQQLVADLMKKDNVQIIDTSYASVKQQLANPAPQTGLPTGGQ